The following are from one region of the Falco naumanni isolate bFalNau1 chromosome 20 unlocalized genomic scaffold, bFalNau1.pat SUPER_20_unloc_1, whole genome shotgun sequence genome:
- the LOC121081816 gene encoding keratin, type II cytoskeletal 4-like has product MSRQCYTSSSLLGRRGFSSASAVCGLGRGNSSSASVCQPVGRRCGIGGFSSRSVCDLGRGQRISFGGSCRSGVYGGAGVGRCGVAYGGGRFGVGTVVGFGNCGSYGGLGSYRGLGDGVAIGGYGGGIGIGLGGGRSEGIRGVSIHPELLKPLCVGVDPEECQVRTHEKEQIKNLNNQFACFIDKVRLLEQQNKVLTTKWELLQQYVLPASRRNLEPVFENFICNLRKQLECVLGERERLENEERCLRDLVQEYKCKYEDEINKRTAAENEFVVLKKDVDCLYLTKEELEVRVGLLRQQLEFLKCIYAEERAQLDCQLCDTSVIVQMDNSRDLDMEGIIKSVECCYEEIAQKSKAEVEAFYQTRLEELHSSRGKFCDDLRNNQSEIAELNRMIQKLQCESDNVKKQIAALQTAICDAEQRGDCALKDARQKLIDLQTALQQAKDKMACLLRDYQELLNVKLALDIEIATYRTLLEGEESRICTGNPVSVAVVSGGGTVGECRSLSGIGGKCTVKTGGAGAGLGVVSSFGVGGAGFSTRSVDCLPRVGGGFGARSAVSCMGREVIPGAEGVQCATGVGNLGNLGNLGNVVCAGVEQCSPGAVIIPGAGVCGTGNRYSTAVRVVRTTR; this is encoded by the exons ATGAGTCGACAGTGCTACacctccagctccctcctggGGAGACGGGGCTTCTCCTCCGCGTCCGCCGTCTGCGGCCTCGGCAGGGGCAACAGCAGCTCAGCCTCCGTCTGCCAGCCGGTGGGACGGAGATGTGGCATCGGTGGCTTCAGCAGCCGGAGCGTCTGTGACCTGGGGAGAGGGCAAAGGATTTCCTTCGGTGGCAGCTGCCGCAGCGGGGTCTACGGCGGTGCCGGCGTTGGACGTTGCGGTGTGGCTTACGGCGGAGGCCGCTTTGGCGTGGGCACGGTTGTGGGGTTTGGTAACTGCGGAAGCTACGGGGGCTTGGGCAGCTACCGAGGTCTCGGGGACGGCGTGGCTATCGGAGGCTACGGGGGCGGCATTGGCATCGGCCTCGGCGGAGGTAGATCGGAAGGGATTCGGGGCGTCAGCATCCACCCGGAGCTCCTCAAGCCCCTCTGTGTGGGGGTTGACCCCGAGGAGTGCCAAGTGCGGACCCACGAGAAGGAACAGATCAAGAACCTCAACAACCAGTTTGCCTGCTTCATCGACAAG GTCCGGCTGCTGGAACAGCAGAACAAGGTGCTGACCACCaagtgggagctgctgcagcagtatGTCCTGCCAGCTTCCAGGAGAAACCTGGAGCCCGTGTTCGAGAATTTCATCTGCAACCTGAGGAAGCAGCTGGAGTGTGTGCTGGGGGAGCGGGAGAGGCTGGAAAACGAGGAACGGTGCCTCAGAGACCTGGTTCAAGAGTACAAGTGCAA ATATGAAGATGAGATCAACAAGCGCACGGCTGCGGAGAATGAGTTTGTGGTCCTCAAGAAG GATGTGGACTGTCTCTACCTGAccaaggaggagctggaagtgAGGGTGGGTCTCCTGCGGCAGCAGCTGGAGTTCCTGAAGTGCATCTATGCCGAG GAGAGAGCTCAGCTGGACTGCCAGCTGTGTGACACCTCTGTCATCGTGCAAATGGACAACAGCCGGGACCTGGACATGGAGGGCATCATCAAAAGCGTTGAGTGCTGCTATGAGGAGATTGCCCAGAAGAGCAAGGCTGAAGTGGAAGCTTTCTACCAAACCAGA CTGGAGGagctccacagcagcagggGCAAGTTCTGCGATGACCTGAGAAACAACCAGAGTGAGATAGCTGAGCTGAACCGGATGATCCAGAAGCTGCAGTGCGAGTCGGATAATGTGAAGAAACAG ATcgcagctctgcagacagccATCTGCGACGCCGAGCAGCGGGGTGACTGCGCCCTCAAAGATGCCCGGCAGAAGCTGATTGACCTGCAGACTGCACTGCAGCAAGCCAAGGACAAGATGGCATGCCTGCTGAGAGACTACCAGGAGCTGCTGAACGTCAAGCTGGCCCTGGACATTGAGATTGCCACTTACAGGACGCtgctggaaggagaagagagCAG GATATGTACCGGCAACCCTGTGAGCGTTG CTGTGGTCAGCGGCGGTGGCACCGTCGGGGAGTGCCGATCTCTATCAGGAATCGGAGGCAAATGCACCGTCAAGACAGGAGGGGCCGGCGCGGGGTTAGGGGTGGTCTCCTCCTTCGGCGTCGGTGGTGCCGGCTTTAGCACCCGGAGCGTGGATTGcctccccagggtggggggcGGCTTTGGGGCGAGGAGCGCGGTCAGCTGCATGGGGCGAGAAGTCATCCCGGGTGCGGAGGGGGTGCAGTGCGCCACAGGTGTGGGCAACCTGGGCAACCTGGGCAACCTGGGCAACGTCGTGTGCGCCGGCGTGGAGCAGTGCAGCCCGGGAGCCGTCATCATTCCCGGGGCAGGGGTCTGCGGCACCGGGAACAGGTACAGCACGGCTGTGCGCGTGGTCAGAACAACCCGGTag